From Staphylococcus delphini, one genomic window encodes:
- the dtd gene encoding D-aminoacyl-tRNA deacylase: MKIVVQRVQSASVKNHQIERTIQQGFCLLVGIGERDTQADAEVLAKKIANSRIFEDENEKLNLNIQQINGEILSISQFTLYADVRKGNRPGFTQAMAPDQANELYEYFNDQLRAFQIPVETGEFGTDMLVSIQNDGPVTIIYESEDGKVV, from the coding sequence ATGAAAATCGTTGTACAAAGAGTTCAATCTGCAAGTGTTAAAAATCATCAAATAGAGCGCACAATACAACAAGGATTTTGTTTACTCGTCGGTATTGGTGAAAGGGACACGCAAGCAGATGCGGAAGTTTTAGCGAAAAAAATTGCGAACTCTCGAATTTTTGAAGATGAGAACGAAAAACTTAATTTAAATATTCAACAAATCAATGGTGAGATTTTATCTATTTCGCAATTTACATTGTATGCGGATGTGAGAAAAGGAAATCGCCCAGGCTTTACACAAGCGATGGCACCTGATCAAGCAAATGAACTGTACGAATATTTTAATGATCAGCTACGTGCATTTCAAATTCCAGTTGAGACGGGTGAATTTGGAACAGATATGCTTGTCAGTATTCAAAATGATGGTCCTGTGACGATTATTTATGAGAGTGAAGATGGCAAAGTCGTATGA
- a CDS encoding aldo/keto reductase, whose product MEQFTLKDGQFIDQLGFGTYKLNGTKGAHAMTDALNMGYRLLDTAYNYENEGAVGKAIQQSHVQRDKIWITSKLPGRYQSESHVYETIQESLYRLGLDYLDFYLIHWPNPKQGKFVEAWKAMIAAQKSGLVRHIGVCNFLPEHIEQLEKETGVLPAINQIELHPYFNQKEMIAYHEEKGILTQAWSPLGRDNGVMDEPVLKQLSSKYDKTVAQVILRWHIQNGVMPIPKATSSKRQLENFDIFDFHITDEDLQAIDQLTRADGRRKNQDPAVYEEF is encoded by the coding sequence ATGGAACAGTTTACTTTGAAAGATGGACAATTTATCGATCAATTAGGCTTCGGTACATATAAATTAAATGGAACAAAAGGTGCGCATGCGATGACGGATGCATTGAATATGGGTTATCGTTTATTAGACACCGCATACAATTATGAAAATGAAGGCGCTGTTGGCAAAGCGATTCAACAGAGTCACGTGCAGCGAGACAAGATTTGGATCACTTCAAAATTACCCGGACGCTACCAAAGTGAATCGCATGTTTATGAAACGATTCAAGAATCATTATATCGTCTTGGTTTAGACTATCTTGATTTCTACTTAATTCATTGGCCTAATCCAAAACAAGGTAAATTTGTAGAAGCATGGAAAGCAATGATTGCAGCACAAAAATCTGGATTAGTCAGACATATCGGTGTTTGTAATTTCCTACCTGAACATATTGAGCAACTTGAAAAAGAAACAGGTGTGTTACCAGCAATTAACCAAATTGAGTTACATCCTTATTTTAACCAAAAAGAGATGATTGCCTATCATGAAGAGAAAGGCATCTTGACACAAGCGTGGAGTCCATTAGGTCGAGACAATGGTGTGATGGATGAACCTGTATTAAAACAACTTTCATCAAAATATGACAAAACAGTCGCTCAAGTCATTTTAAGATGGCATATTCAAAATGGTGTCATGCCGATACCGAAAGCGACATCATCAAAACGTCAACTTGAGAACTTTGACATTTTCGATTTCCATATCACGGATGAAGATTTACAAGCGATTGACCAATTGACGCGTGCTGACGGTCGACGCAAGAACCAAGATCCTGCTGTTTACGAAGAATTTTAA
- the aspS gene encoding aspartate--tRNA ligase produces MAKRTTYCGLVTEELLGQEITLKGWVHNRRDLGGLIFVDVRDREGYVQVVFNPDFSKEALEVAERIRSEYVVEITGTVTKRDDETINPKIKTGQVEVQAKSIEIINQSETPPFSINEENLNVDENIRLKYRYLDLRREKLAQTFKMRHQITRSIRQFLDGDGFYDVETPVLTKSTPEGARDYLVPSRVHDGEFYALPQSPQLFKQLLMISGFDKYYQIVKCFRDEDLRADRQPEFTQIDIEMSFVEQEDVMQLGEAMVKNVLADVKGIEMTDAFPRMTYAEAMSRYGTDKPDTRFGMELLDVSELGQMMDFKVFKGAVESGGQVKALVVENAAPDYTRKEIDGLTEFVNIYGAKGLAWVKVVEDGLNGPIARFFEEDHVAKLQALTGAKAGDLVLFVADSKDVVAQSLGALRNKLGKERGLIDPEQYNFLWVTDWPLLEYDEEARRYVAAHHPFTSPKVEDIDLLETAPEQAQAQAYDLVLNGFELGGGSIRIHDGGLQQRMFKALGFSDEAAQEQFGFLLDAFKYGAPPHGGIALGLDRFVMILSGRTNLRDTIAFPKTASATDLMTDAPSPVSERQLDELSLRIKH; encoded by the coding sequence ATGGCAAAGCGCACGACATACTGTGGTTTAGTGACAGAAGAATTATTAGGACAAGAAATTACGTTGAAAGGATGGGTCCATAACCGTCGTGATTTAGGCGGCCTTATCTTTGTAGACGTAAGAGATAGAGAAGGTTATGTGCAAGTCGTTTTCAACCCAGACTTTTCAAAAGAAGCGCTTGAAGTCGCTGAACGCATCCGCTCTGAATATGTCGTTGAAATTACAGGGACAGTCACTAAAAGAGACGATGAAACAATCAATCCTAAAATTAAAACAGGACAAGTGGAAGTCCAAGCGAAATCGATTGAAATTATTAATCAATCAGAAACACCACCGTTTTCAATTAACGAAGAAAATTTAAACGTGGATGAAAATATCCGTTTGAAATATCGTTATCTCGATTTACGTCGTGAAAAATTAGCGCAAACATTTAAAATGCGTCACCAAATCACGCGTTCCATCCGTCAATTTTTAGATGGCGATGGTTTCTATGATGTTGAAACGCCTGTATTAACGAAATCTACGCCAGAGGGTGCGCGTGACTATCTCGTGCCTTCACGTGTACATGACGGTGAATTCTATGCGTTACCACAATCACCACAATTGTTTAAACAACTATTAATGATCAGTGGTTTTGATAAATATTACCAAATCGTCAAATGTTTCCGTGATGAAGACTTACGTGCTGACCGTCAACCTGAATTCACGCAAATCGATATTGAGATGAGTTTCGTTGAGCAAGAAGACGTGATGCAATTAGGTGAAGCGATGGTGAAAAACGTGCTTGCGGATGTAAAAGGTATTGAAATGACTGATGCTTTTCCACGTATGACTTATGCTGAAGCAATGTCACGCTATGGTACAGATAAACCTGATACACGTTTTGGTATGGAATTGTTAGACGTCTCAGAATTAGGTCAAATGATGGACTTTAAAGTATTCAAAGGCGCAGTAGAAAGTGGCGGTCAAGTGAAAGCGCTCGTTGTTGAAAATGCTGCACCTGACTATACACGTAAAGAGATTGACGGTTTAACAGAATTTGTGAATATTTATGGTGCGAAAGGCTTAGCATGGGTGAAAGTAGTTGAAGACGGTTTAAATGGTCCAATCGCACGTTTCTTTGAAGAGGATCATGTTGCGAAATTACAAGCATTAACAGGTGCTAAAGCGGGTGACTTAGTCTTATTTGTTGCTGATTCTAAAGATGTCGTTGCCCAAAGTTTAGGTGCATTACGTAATAAACTTGGAAAAGAGCGTGGCCTCATTGATCCAGAACAATATAACTTCTTATGGGTGACAGATTGGCCATTACTTGAATACGATGAAGAAGCGCGTCGTTACGTTGCAGCACACCATCCATTCACATCACCTAAAGTAGAAGATATTGATTTATTAGAAACAGCCCCTGAACAAGCGCAAGCACAAGCTTATGACCTTGTATTAAATGGTTTCGAATTAGGTGGCGGATCTATTCGTATTCATGATGGTGGACTTCAACAGCGTATGTTTAAAGCATTAGGTTTCTCTGATGAAGCAGCACAAGAACAATTCGGTTTCTTATTAGATGCGTTCAAATATGGTGCACCTCCACATGGTGGTATCGCTCTAGGTTTAGACCGCTTCGTTATGATTTTAAGTGGTCGTACAAACTTACGTGATACGATTGCGTTCCCTAAAACAGCATCTGCGACAGATTTAATGACAGATGCACCGAGTCCAGTATCAGAAAGACAATTAGACGAATTATCATTACGTATCAAACATTAA
- the cymR gene encoding cysteine metabolism transcriptional regulator CymR, translated as MKISTKGRYGLTLMIALAKRHGSGCVSLKTIAEENGLSDLYLEQLVGPLRNAGLIRSVRGAKGGYELKMPATEITAGDIIRLLEGPLTIVERMESEPPGQQQLWLRMRNAVREVLDQTTLQSLAEYQDKDALEGYMFYI; from the coding sequence ATGAAAATATCCACTAAAGGAAGATATGGTTTAACATTAATGATCGCTTTAGCTAAACGACACGGATCTGGTTGTGTGTCATTGAAAACGATCGCTGAAGAAAATGGTTTAAGTGATCTCTATTTAGAACAACTCGTAGGCCCACTTAGAAATGCGGGTCTCATTAGAAGTGTAAGAGGTGCAAAGGGCGGGTATGAATTAAAGATGCCAGCGACTGAAATTACTGCGGGTGATATTATCCGCTTACTCGAAGGCCCATTGACTATCGTAGAACGTATGGAATCTGAACCGCCTGGTCAACAACAATTATGGCTACGTATGCGTAATGCGGTGAGGGAGGTACTTGATCAAACGACATTACAATCTCTTGCTGAATATCAGGATAAAGATGCTTTAGAAGGTTACATGTTTTATATTTAA
- a CDS encoding cysteine desulfurase family protein, with amino-acid sequence MGVYADYAATTPVKPEVAEKMMAVYQTHFGNPSSIHSQGRDARRLLDESRKTVAQYLNAKPNEVIFTSGATESNNTVIKGIAYANEAKGKHLITTKIEHHSVLHVFEYLEQQGFEVTYLDVDAGGLIDLEQLKQSIREDTTLVSIMFVNNEVGTVQHVYDIQDVLADHDVYFHMDAVQAVGHLPIDVEELAVDALSMTAHKFGGPKGVGVLYVKTGTRITYPQLGGEQETKRRAGTENVPQIVGLATALTLAEASRDDNNVHLTRLKEQLIVGLQERAIPFEYNGSMIDTTNHIINLHFPFVDVETLLTLLDLAGVYVSSGSACTAGSTIPSHVLLAMYGEQSSRVDHSIRISLNEQVTEADIREIVIEIQKIYLKFKEEQ; translated from the coding sequence ATGGGTGTTTATGCAGATTATGCGGCAACAACGCCAGTAAAACCTGAAGTTGCTGAAAAAATGATGGCTGTTTATCAAACACATTTTGGTAATCCTTCTTCGATACATTCACAAGGGCGAGATGCGAGAAGATTACTAGATGAATCAAGGAAAACGGTTGCACAATATTTAAATGCGAAACCGAATGAAGTCATTTTTACCAGTGGGGCAACCGAGTCTAACAATACTGTCATTAAAGGCATTGCCTATGCAAACGAAGCAAAAGGGAAGCATCTCATTACGACAAAGATTGAACATCACTCTGTACTGCATGTTTTCGAATACCTCGAGCAACAAGGGTTTGAAGTGACGTATTTAGACGTTGATGCTGGAGGACTCATTGATTTAGAGCAGTTAAAACAAAGTATACGTGAAGATACGACGCTCGTGTCAATCATGTTCGTAAATAATGAAGTCGGTACAGTTCAGCATGTTTATGACATCCAAGACGTGTTAGCTGACCATGACGTCTACTTTCATATGGATGCCGTTCAAGCAGTCGGTCATTTGCCAATTGATGTAGAAGAATTAGCTGTCGATGCATTAAGTATGACGGCGCATAAATTTGGTGGTCCTAAAGGGGTCGGCGTTCTTTATGTTAAAACGGGCACACGCATCACATATCCGCAATTAGGTGGCGAACAAGAAACGAAACGTCGTGCTGGAACTGAAAATGTACCGCAAATTGTAGGCCTTGCGACAGCGTTAACTTTAGCTGAAGCTTCACGTGATGATAATAATGTGCATTTGACACGATTAAAAGAACAATTGATCGTCGGTTTACAAGAACGTGCAATTCCATTTGAATACAATGGTTCAATGATTGATACGACGAACCATATTATTAATTTGCATTTCCCATTTGTCGATGTGGAAACATTATTAACGTTACTCGATTTAGCAGGCGTCTATGTTTCATCAGGATCCGCTTGTACTGCTGGTTCAACGATTCCTTCCCACGTTTTGTTAGCGATGTATGGCGAACAATCATCACGTGTGGATCATTCGATTCGGATTAGTTTAAATGAACAAGTCACTGAAGCAGATATTAGAGAAATTGTGATTGAAATACAGAAAATATATTTAAAATTTAAGGAGGAACAATAG
- a CDS encoding CsbD family protein: protein MADQENKFEQAKGNIKETVGNVTDNESLENEGKQDKASGKAKEVVENVKDKANDMIDKFKK, encoded by the coding sequence ATGGCAGATCAAGAGAACAAATTCGAACAAGCTAAAGGTAACATCAAAGAAACAGTCGGTAATGTAACAGACAACGAATCATTAGAAAATGAAGGTAAGCAAGATAAAGCTTCTGGTAAAGCTAAAGAAGTCGTTGAAAATGTAAAAGATAAAGCAAATGACATGATTGATAAGTTTAAGAAATAA
- a CDS encoding tRNA threonylcarbamoyladenosine dehydratase, whose amino-acid sequence MKHQFSRNELAIGQEGLDKLKQTTVAVLGVGGVGSFAAEALARTNIGHIILIDKDDVDITNVNRQLHALTTTVGQSKVSLMEERIRLINPDCKVTPLHMFYTEETYEQLFEDYDIDYVVDASDTIIYKVHLMEQCLARGIQIISSMGAANKTDPTQFEIADISKTHTDPIARIIRNKLKQKGIKKGIPVVFSGESPIVIREDVKAVVGDAQGKNRKAQMPPSSNAYVPSVVGLICASYVCNHILKDITVQRIKDK is encoded by the coding sequence ATGAAACATCAATTTTCTCGTAACGAACTGGCTATTGGACAAGAAGGGCTCGACAAATTAAAACAAACAACAGTCGCTGTATTAGGTGTCGGTGGGGTAGGTTCTTTTGCTGCAGAAGCTTTAGCACGTACGAACATCGGGCATATTATTTTAATAGATAAAGATGATGTAGATATTACAAATGTCAACCGCCAATTGCATGCGTTAACGACAACAGTAGGACAAAGTAAAGTGAGTTTGATGGAAGAACGTATTCGCTTAATTAACCCTGACTGTAAAGTGACGCCATTACATATGTTTTACACGGAAGAAACGTACGAACAACTTTTTGAAGATTATGATATCGATTATGTTGTTGATGCGAGCGACACCATTATTTATAAAGTGCACTTAATGGAACAATGTTTAGCGCGTGGTATTCAAATCATTTCAAGTATGGGTGCGGCGAACAAAACAGATCCAACACAATTTGAAATTGCTGACATTTCAAAAACACATACGGATCCTATCGCGCGTATCATTCGAAATAAATTAAAGCAAAAAGGGATTAAAAAAGGGATTCCAGTTGTCTTTTCAGGTGAAAGCCCAATCGTGATTCGTGAAGACGTGAAGGCGGTAGTGGGCGATGCGCAAGGTAAAAACCGGAAAGCACAAATGCCGCCATCATCTAATGCTTATGTGCCAAGTGTCGTCGGTTTAATATGTGCAAGTTATGTATGTAATCACATTTTAAAAGACATCACCGTACAACGTATTAAAGATAAATAA
- the hisS gene encoding histidine--tRNA ligase codes for MIHIPRGTQDILPEETAKWRYIENQLHKLMEVYNYQEIRTPIFESTDLFARGVGDSTDVVQKEMYTFKDKGDRSITLRPEGTAAVVRSYIENKMQGLPNQPVKLYYNGPMFRYERKQKGRYRQFNQFGVEAIGAENPSMDAEVLAMVMHIYQSFGLKKLKLVINSVGDAESRVDYQNALREHFQPVIHNYCKDCQQRIKTNPMRILDCKVDRHQPEIQTAPSITDFLNDYSKDYFEAVKSHLDRLGVPYEVDPKLVRGLDYYTHTAFELMMDNEAYDGAITTLCGGGRYNGLLELLDGPSETGIGFALSIERLLLALEEEGIEFPQTQHIDLFVATMGEKADDFAVTLLNRLRHAGISVDKDYLSRKLKGQMKQADRLNATYTIVIGDQELEAGEVAVKHMATGESQTMKFEEIESYIHGGKE; via the coding sequence ATGATTCACATTCCACGTGGGACGCAAGATATTTTACCTGAAGAAACTGCGAAGTGGCGCTATATCGAAAACCAATTGCACAAATTGATGGAAGTTTATAATTATCAAGAAATCAGAACCCCAATTTTTGAAAGTACCGATTTATTTGCGCGCGGTGTGGGGGACTCTACCGATGTTGTACAAAAGGAAATGTACACGTTCAAAGATAAAGGAGATCGTAGTATTACGTTACGTCCTGAGGGAACAGCTGCAGTCGTACGTAGCTATATTGAAAATAAAATGCAAGGTTTACCGAACCAACCGGTAAAATTGTACTATAATGGTCCGATGTTTCGCTATGAAAGAAAACAAAAAGGGCGTTACCGTCAATTTAATCAATTTGGCGTAGAGGCGATTGGTGCTGAAAACCCAAGTATGGATGCAGAAGTACTTGCTATGGTGATGCACATCTACCAATCATTCGGTCTAAAAAAATTAAAATTAGTGATTAACAGTGTAGGGGATGCAGAGTCACGCGTGGATTATCAAAATGCATTACGTGAACATTTCCAACCGGTCATTCACAATTATTGTAAAGACTGTCAACAACGTATCAAAACGAATCCTATGCGTATTTTAGATTGTAAAGTGGATCGTCATCAGCCTGAAATTCAGACAGCACCGTCCATTACAGACTTTTTAAATGATTACTCCAAAGATTATTTCGAAGCGGTTAAATCACACTTAGATCGTCTAGGTGTGCCATATGAAGTGGATCCAAAATTAGTAAGAGGTTTGGATTACTACACGCACACTGCATTTGAATTGATGATGGATAATGAAGCCTATGATGGTGCGATTACGACTTTATGTGGCGGTGGCCGTTACAATGGTTTGCTTGAATTGTTAGATGGACCGAGTGAAACGGGAATCGGGTTTGCATTAAGTATTGAAAGATTATTGTTGGCACTAGAAGAAGAAGGGATTGAATTCCCACAAACGCAGCACATCGATTTGTTTGTAGCAACGATGGGAGAGAAAGCGGATGATTTCGCAGTCACACTCCTTAACCGCCTCAGACACGCTGGCATTTCTGTGGATAAAGATTATTTATCTCGCAAGTTGAAAGGTCAAATGAAACAAGCAGATCGACTGAATGCTACGTATACGATTGTAATTGGGGATCAAGAACTTGAAGCCGGTGAAGTTGCTGTGAAACATATGGCGACAGGTGAATCTCAAACGATGAAATTTGAAGAAATAGAAAGTTATATTCATGGAGGTAAAGAATAA
- a CDS encoding replication-associated recombination protein A gives MLTEPLASRMRPRNIDEVIGQQHLVGETGIIRRMVNAKRLSSMIFYGPPGIGKTSIAQAIAGSTAFKFRQLNAVTNTKKDMQMIVDEAKMSGQVILLLDEIHRLDKAKQDFLLPHLENGKIVLIGATTSNPYHAINPAIRSRAQIFELFPLDKDDIKVALSHALEDEERGLKQFDATIDDDAFEYFATQSQGDVRSALNALELAVLSANDTPPHITLQDAEDCLQRGAFLSDKDGDMHYDVMSAFQKSIRGSDVDAALHYLGRLIQAGDLPTIARRLLVISYEDIGLASPSAGQRTLAAIESAERLGFPEARIPLSQAVIELCLSPKSNSAIRSIDAALSDIRRGHVGQLPDYLKDGHYQGAKALGRAVGYQYPHNHPNGFVAQQYLPDLLKNRQYYTPKETSKSEQQFKQIYDNIKQQQNEL, from the coding sequence ATGTTGACTGAACCACTCGCTTCCAGAATGCGTCCACGGAATATCGATGAAGTCATTGGACAACAACATCTCGTTGGAGAAACTGGGATTATTCGTCGTATGGTCAATGCGAAAAGGTTGTCATCTATGATATTTTACGGTCCTCCAGGCATTGGAAAAACAAGTATTGCTCAAGCGATTGCAGGCAGTACCGCTTTCAAGTTTAGACAATTGAACGCTGTAACGAACACGAAAAAAGATATGCAAATGATTGTTGATGAAGCGAAAATGTCAGGACAAGTCATTTTATTACTGGATGAAATTCATAGATTAGACAAAGCGAAACAAGATTTTTTATTACCCCATTTAGAAAATGGAAAAATTGTGCTCATCGGTGCAACAACTTCCAATCCATATCATGCAATTAACCCAGCGATTCGTTCAAGAGCCCAGATTTTTGAATTATTTCCGCTCGATAAAGATGATATTAAAGTCGCTTTATCCCATGCATTGGAAGATGAAGAAAGAGGCTTAAAGCAATTTGACGCTACCATTGACGATGATGCGTTTGAATATTTTGCAACACAAAGTCAAGGTGATGTACGCAGTGCTTTGAACGCTTTAGAATTAGCAGTATTAAGCGCAAATGACACCCCACCTCATATTACATTACAAGACGCGGAAGATTGTTTACAGCGTGGGGCATTTTTAAGTGATAAAGATGGGGATATGCATTATGACGTGATGAGTGCCTTTCAAAAGTCTATTCGTGGGAGTGATGTCGATGCGGCACTTCACTACTTGGGACGACTCATACAAGCAGGAGACCTTCCTACGATTGCAAGAAGATTGCTTGTGATCAGTTATGAAGATATCGGTTTAGCTTCTCCGAGTGCTGGTCAACGGACATTAGCTGCAATCGAATCTGCTGAAAGGTTAGGATTTCCAGAAGCCCGTATTCCGCTCAGTCAAGCAGTCATTGAACTATGTCTATCACCAAAATCTAATTCAGCAATTCGTTCTATTGATGCTGCGTTAAGCGACATTCGTAGAGGGCATGTCGGTCAATTGCCGGATTATTTAAAAGATGGCCATTACCAAGGGGCGAAAGCATTAGGACGTGCAGTCGGCTATCAATATCCACACAACCATCCAAATGGCTTCGTGGCACAACAATATTTGCCGGACTTGTTGAAAAACAGACAATATTACACGCCTAAAGAGACGTCGAAGTCAGAGCAACAGTTTAAACAAATATACGACAATATTAAACAGCAGCAAAATGAATTGTAA
- a CDS encoding LLM class flavin-dependent oxidoreductase — protein MPNPMKYSALNLVPIREGNNEKEAIAQMVALAQHLEQNQYERLWIAEHHNAPNLVSSATALLIQHALHHTNELRIGSGGIMLPNHAPLVVAEQFGTLSTLYGDRVDLGLGRAPGTDMATASALRRNQHQGVYQFPDEVQQLLQYFGPDTKQGYVKAIPAVNKNVPIYILGSSTDSSHLAAREGLPYVFAGHFAPQQMQEAIAIYKDLFEPSEYLQEPYIIVCLNVIMADSDEEAQYLATTQSQIFASILRGRMNKMQPPTEDLSQLLSPREIAMAEARLQHSLIGDKASVNQQLDAFLQKHGWIDEIMAISYIYDTALQHRSYRYFKALIDERNEKR, from the coding sequence ATGCCAAATCCTATGAAATACTCAGCATTAAATCTTGTTCCGATTAGAGAAGGAAATAATGAAAAAGAAGCAATCGCACAAATGGTGGCACTCGCTCAGCATTTAGAACAAAATCAATACGAGCGATTATGGATTGCAGAACATCACAACGCACCTAACCTTGTCAGTTCAGCGACTGCATTGCTCATTCAACATGCATTACACCATACGAACGAATTGAGAATTGGCTCTGGAGGGATTATGTTACCGAATCATGCCCCGCTTGTCGTAGCTGAACAATTTGGTACGTTAAGCACGTTATATGGAGATCGTGTAGACCTTGGCTTAGGGCGCGCACCTGGGACAGACATGGCAACCGCAAGTGCACTCCGTCGTAATCAACATCAAGGTGTGTATCAATTTCCTGACGAAGTGCAACAGTTACTGCAATATTTTGGTCCAGATACGAAACAAGGCTATGTCAAAGCCATTCCTGCAGTTAACAAAAATGTACCGATTTATATTCTCGGCTCTTCAACGGATTCTTCACATTTAGCTGCTAGAGAAGGATTACCTTACGTTTTTGCAGGTCATTTTGCACCACAACAAATGCAAGAAGCTATTGCAATTTATAAAGACCTTTTTGAGCCGTCCGAATATTTACAAGAACCCTATATCATCGTTTGTTTAAATGTCATTATGGCAGACTCGGATGAAGAAGCGCAGTATCTTGCTACGACCCAATCTCAAATCTTTGCAAGTATTCTAAGAGGTAGAATGAACAAAATGCAGCCCCCTACTGAAGATTTGAGTCAACTGTTATCACCGAGAGAAATCGCAATGGCTGAAGCCCGTCTACAGCACTCACTAATTGGTGATAAAGCATCTGTTAATCAACAATTAGACGCCTTTTTACAAAAACACGGGTGGATTGATGAGATAATGGCCATCAGTTATATTTATGACACTGCCTTGCAACATCGCTCATATCGCTACTTTAAAGCATTGATTGACGAACGTAACGAAAAACGATAA
- a CDS encoding N-acetylmuramoyl-L-alanine amidase translates to MKKVDQWLKQKRIHPQRFYGACFTIAIVGILVVSYFVLRHSDDDHINLIEDAEIRTGPNAAFPVLYQVHKGDEFHQIGKKGKWIEVRSANGKQKGWIAGWHTNLDIPADVNPQANPLRNKTIVLDPGHGGGDQGASSRQGDKTLEKDITLKTGLELKSLLEKKGANVKMTRSTDEYVKLKDRNLKGDVFISIHNDALETPNANGATVYWFHEQQEGLAQTLNASIQKKAMLSNRGTRQENYQVLRQTEMPAVLLELGYISNPTDTVMMKDKNHRQIVEQAIVDGLESYFLS, encoded by the coding sequence ATGAAAAAGGTTGATCAGTGGTTAAAACAAAAACGCATTCATCCGCAACGTTTTTATGGCGCTTGCTTTACGATTGCAATTGTGGGTATTCTTGTCGTGTCGTATTTTGTGTTGAGACATAGTGACGATGATCATATCAATTTAATCGAGGACGCGGAAATTCGAACAGGTCCAAACGCAGCGTTTCCTGTACTGTATCAAGTGCATAAAGGCGATGAATTTCATCAAATTGGTAAAAAAGGAAAATGGATTGAAGTCCGTTCAGCTAATGGCAAGCAAAAAGGATGGATTGCGGGATGGCATACGAATCTCGACATACCTGCAGATGTCAATCCACAGGCGAATCCATTGAGAAATAAAACGATTGTCCTTGATCCAGGCCATGGTGGTGGTGATCAAGGTGCTTCGAGTCGACAAGGTGACAAAACTTTAGAAAAAGATATCACATTGAAAACAGGGTTAGAACTGAAATCATTGCTTGAAAAGAAGGGCGCAAACGTGAAAATGACGCGTTCAACGGATGAATATGTGAAATTAAAAGATCGTAATCTTAAAGGTGATGTCTTTATTAGTATTCATAATGATGCTCTAGAAACACCGAATGCCAATGGTGCAACTGTCTATTGGTTTCATGAACAACAAGAAGGGCTCGCGCAAACATTAAATGCAAGCATACAAAAGAAAGCAATGTTATCGAATAGAGGCACGAGACAAGAAAATTATCAAGTGTTACGACAAACAGAAATGCCTGCTGTGCTACTTGAACTGGGGTATATTAGTAATCCGACTGACACCGTAATGATGAAAGACAAAAATCATCGTCAAATCGTTGAACAAGCGATTGTTGACGGGTTAGAAAGTTATTTTTTAAGTTAA